The Faecalibacter sp. LW9 genome has a segment encoding these proteins:
- a CDS encoding AraC family transcriptional regulator: MNINLDTKLDTRYYLTEIDKNPNSIFCYHKEISEAYVVEHKHDKGQFLYCEGGIVYVKIGKDTYYLPARHFMWIPPGAEHSIHPNTPDVIMRNLYFPISELDHVFFKKVGIYPADGLLLELLLFSNKWMGDITNEQRSDFIVAQAFKELLPQISKNSLKLTLPLPSDERLKKIVQFLEDNMDTSITMKKITAEFGFSERSLSRLFQKDLQMTFVQYFTILRMLRALKLLIDGTYSISEISMMVGYNSLPTFSNTFQKVIGVRPTDYSKKKDIL, translated from the coding sequence ATGAATATAAACCTAGATACTAAATTAGACACACGTTATTACTTAACAGAAATTGATAAAAATCCAAATTCAATCTTCTGTTATCATAAAGAAATATCGGAAGCTTATGTGGTTGAGCATAAGCATGATAAAGGGCAGTTTCTTTATTGTGAAGGTGGGATAGTTTACGTAAAGATAGGGAAGGATACGTACTATTTACCTGCTCGGCACTTTATGTGGATACCTCCAGGCGCTGAACATAGTATACACCCAAATACACCAGATGTGATAATGAGGAACTTATATTTTCCGATATCAGAGTTGGATCATGTATTTTTTAAGAAAGTAGGAATTTACCCTGCAGATGGATTATTATTAGAACTACTATTATTTTCAAACAAATGGATGGGGGATATTACAAATGAACAACGTAGTGATTTTATTGTGGCACAAGCGTTTAAAGAATTATTGCCTCAAATTAGTAAAAATAGTTTAAAATTAACGTTGCCATTACCTTCTGATGAACGACTAAAAAAGATTGTTCAATTCTTGGAAGATAATATGGATACTTCGATCACAATGAAGAAAATTACTGCTGAATTTGGTTTCAGTGAACGATCATTGTCACGATTATTCCAAAAAGATTTACAAATGACCTTTGTGCAATATTTTACAATCTTACGCATGCTACGTGCCTTAAAATTATTAATTGATGGAACCTATTCAATCAGTGAAATTTCAATGATGGTAGGCTATAATAGTTTACCGACTTTTAGTAATACCTTCCAAAAAGTAATAGGCGTACGTCCAACAGACTATTCCAAAAAGAAAGATATCTTATAA
- a CDS encoding UDP-3-O-(3-hydroxymyristoyl)glucosamine N-acyltransferase produces MKFPRIYQLQEVASIIDAKYVGDADFPVHGINEIHRVEAGDIVFVDHPKYYDKALESAATIVLINKEVECPQGKALIISDDPFRDFVKIGQYFLPFEKATNHISPTAVIGEGTIIQPGAFIGNHVTIGKNCVIHANVTINDHAIIGDDVIIRSGTVLGADAFYYKKRDTGFDRLKSVGNVIIENKVEIGANCTIDRGVTASTIIGEGTIMDNLIQIGHDTVIGKKCLIASQVGIAGCVNVEDEVSIWGQVGITSGVTIGAKAVLLAQAGVSKSLEGGKSYFGYPAEEARGLYKKMAVTELMVKEFKRK; encoded by the coding sequence ATGAAATTTCCAAGAATATATCAATTACAAGAAGTTGCATCGATTATCGACGCAAAATATGTTGGTGATGCTGATTTTCCTGTACATGGAATTAATGAAATTCATCGTGTAGAAGCAGGAGATATTGTTTTCGTCGATCACCCAAAATACTATGATAAAGCGTTAGAATCTGCAGCAACAATTGTATTAATCAATAAAGAGGTTGAATGTCCACAAGGTAAAGCTTTAATTATATCAGATGATCCTTTCCGTGATTTTGTAAAAATTGGACAGTATTTTTTACCTTTTGAAAAAGCGACAAATCACATTAGTCCTACAGCAGTGATTGGTGAAGGAACAATTATTCAACCTGGAGCATTTATTGGGAATCATGTTACAATTGGTAAAAATTGTGTGATTCATGCGAATGTAACGATTAATGATCATGCGATTATTGGTGATGATGTTATCATTCGTTCGGGAACCGTATTAGGAGCAGATGCTTTTTATTATAAAAAACGTGATACAGGATTTGATCGTTTGAAATCGGTTGGGAATGTAATTATTGAAAACAAAGTCGAAATTGGTGCCAATTGTACAATTGACCGAGGAGTAACAGCTTCTACAATTATTGGAGAGGGGACTATTATGGATAACTTAATTCAAATTGGTCACGATACAGTAATTGGTAAAAAATGTTTAATAGCATCACAAGTTGGAATTGCAGGATGTGTAAATGTAGAAGATGAGGTTTCGATTTGGGGGCAAGTTGGAATTACAAGTGGTGTAACCATAGGAGCTAAAGCTGTATTACTTGCGCAAGCAGGGGTAAGCAAATCATTAGAAGGTGGAAAATCTTATTTTGGATATCCGGCGGAGGAAGCAAGAGGATTATATAAAAAGATGGCTGTCACGGAATTAATGGTAAAAGAATTTAAAAGAAAATAA
- a CDS encoding succinate CoA transferase has translation MLERIKLTDLQSKVMTAQESAQFFENGMVVGASGFTRGGDTKVVLKAVAERAKSEDLEITLITGASLGHGTDAALAESGALKKRLPFQVDTVLRKNINAGNVLFIDQHLGETAEHILNGEFKIDIAVLEVTEILEDGSIVPTTSVGNNVDIAESADKIILEINTSIPTSIRGVHDIYKVEAYGSRTPINITSCDSKVGTDSIKIDPSKVVGIVFHDIHDMAGDIVPADEATSAIAKNIVNFFEKEVEAGRLTKELMPLQCGIGKVANAVLGGLEHSDFENLVMYSEVLQDSTFDLIDSGKMNFASASSMTVSQECYDRVMANMDFYKDKIVLRPQAISNSCEVIRRLGIIGINTSLECDIYGNVNSTHVSGTHMMNGIGGSGDFARNAYISIFVTASIAKGGNISSIVPMVSHVDHTEHDVDIIVTEQGLADLRGLAPRERAIEIINNCVHPDYKQELMSYFERACAERGGQTPHILEEAFSWHTRLKQTGSMKKAETETLVG, from the coding sequence ATGTTAGAAAGAATTAAATTAACTGACCTACAGTCAAAGGTAATGACTGCCCAAGAATCAGCTCAGTTTTTTGAGAATGGTATGGTCGTTGGTGCCAGTGGCTTTACTAGAGGTGGTGATACAAAAGTAGTTTTAAAAGCTGTTGCAGAGCGTGCTAAATCGGAAGATTTAGAAATTACTTTAATTACAGGTGCTTCTTTAGGTCACGGAACAGATGCTGCGTTAGCTGAAAGTGGTGCGTTAAAAAAACGTTTACCTTTCCAAGTAGATACTGTTTTACGTAAAAATATAAATGCTGGTAATGTATTATTCATTGACCAACACTTAGGAGAAACAGCAGAACATATTTTAAATGGTGAATTTAAAATTGATATTGCTGTATTAGAAGTAACTGAAATTTTAGAAGATGGTTCTATCGTTCCTACAACTTCTGTAGGTAACAATGTAGATATTGCAGAAAGTGCAGACAAAATTATCTTAGAGATCAATACTTCTATCCCTACTTCTATTCGCGGAGTACACGATATTTATAAAGTAGAAGCTTATGGATCTCGTACTCCTATTAATATTACTTCATGTGATTCTAAAGTTGGAACAGACTCAATTAAAATTGATCCATCTAAAGTTGTAGGTATCGTTTTCCATGATATCCACGATATGGCTGGTGATATTGTTCCTGCTGACGAAGCAACATCTGCTATTGCTAAAAACATTGTAAATTTCTTTGAAAAAGAAGTTGAGGCAGGACGATTAACAAAAGAATTAATGCCATTACAATGTGGAATCGGAAAAGTTGCTAACGCTGTATTAGGTGGTTTAGAGCACTCTGATTTTGAAAACTTAGTGATGTATTCTGAAGTTTTACAAGACTCAACATTCGATTTAATTGATTCAGGAAAAATGAATTTCGCTTCAGCATCTTCAATGACTGTTTCTCAAGAATGTTACGATCGTGTAATGGCTAATATGGATTTTTACAAAGATAAAATCGTTTTACGCCCACAAGCAATCTCTAACTCTTGCGAGGTTATCCGTCGTTTAGGAATTATCGGTATTAATACTTCTTTAGAATGTGATATCTATGGTAATGTAAACTCTACACACGTATCAGGAACACATATGATGAATGGTATTGGAGGTTCTGGTGATTTTGCTCGTAACGCTTATATTTCAATTTTCGTAACAGCTTCTATAGCTAAAGGGGGAAATATTTCTTCTATTGTTCCTATGGTTTCTCACGTAGACCACACAGAACATGACGTTGATATTATCGTTACAGAACAAGGTTTAGCTGATTTAAGAGGTTTAGCTCCACGTGAAAGAGCGATCGAAATCATTAACAACTGTGTTCACCCAGATTACAAACAAGAGTTAATGTCTTACTTCGAAAGAGCTTGTGCTGAAAGAGGTGGACAAACTCCTCACATTTTAGAAGAAGCTTTCTCATGGCACACACGTTTAAAACAAACAGGTTCTATGAAAAAAGCAGAAACTGAAACTTTAGTTGGATAA
- the dnaG gene encoding DNA primase, which produces MISKSTIDTIFNTARVEEVIGDFVQLKRAGSNFKGLSPFSEERTPSFVVSPAKQIWKDFSTGKGGNVVSFVMEIEQFSYPEALRWLTKRYNIEIEDDVDFSAEQVEAQKTKESLYLLTDVAKNFFVQQLNETEEGQMIGLSYFKERGFTNEIIKKFELGYSPNAWCAFADYAEKKGYSKEIIQASGLVSYKEDGKRFDKFRDRVIFPIYSFSGRPIGFGGRILRNDIKAAKYLNSPENEIYHKSNTLYGLFQSKQAILKNDQCFLVEGYTDVLSMHQAGIENVVASSGTALTKEQIRIIKRLTQNIVIMYDGDPAGIKASFRGIDLILEQELNVKVLLFPEGEDPDSFARKHSASEISAYIKEKATDFIKFKANIFLDEAKNDPAKKSELIREIINSIAMIPNIIQRELYIMETAKIMDIREEVLFKALAQRLNNTPSDQYTTISPDANNPSKLKIVATKNQNEVVNQHLIVERDIIKMIMQFGNLKVQLKDDQNNLYETTVNEEIVNQFLHNELTLSHAPYQRIIDLVIEGLEQGELRTGEYFSRSEDYELSQLATSLMLDKYSISENWKEKQGIHVTNIEESVEKNLFNLLLRYKTIFVENEIKILMDQSKSTELLDEDRTTIFSKIMELTKIKNFLNAHLDRII; this is translated from the coding sequence TTGATTTCTAAAAGTACAATAGATACAATTTTTAATACCGCTCGTGTAGAAGAAGTAATTGGAGATTTTGTTCAATTAAAACGTGCAGGAAGTAATTTTAAAGGACTTTCCCCATTTTCAGAGGAACGTACTCCTTCTTTTGTCGTATCTCCTGCCAAACAAATCTGGAAAGATTTTTCTACCGGTAAAGGTGGAAATGTGGTATCGTTTGTAATGGAAATCGAACAATTCAGTTATCCAGAAGCCTTACGCTGGTTGACCAAACGCTACAATATCGAAATAGAGGATGATGTTGACTTTAGTGCAGAACAAGTTGAGGCTCAAAAAACAAAAGAGAGTTTATATCTTTTAACAGATGTCGCTAAAAATTTCTTTGTTCAACAGTTAAACGAAACAGAGGAAGGTCAAATGATTGGATTGTCTTATTTCAAAGAACGTGGTTTTACGAATGAGATCATCAAAAAATTTGAATTAGGATATTCGCCCAATGCTTGGTGTGCTTTTGCTGATTATGCAGAAAAGAAAGGTTATTCGAAAGAAATCATTCAGGCCTCTGGTTTAGTTTCCTATAAAGAAGATGGAAAGCGTTTTGATAAATTCAGAGACCGTGTTATTTTTCCAATCTATAGTTTTTCAGGTAGACCAATTGGATTTGGTGGACGAATACTTCGCAATGATATAAAGGCTGCTAAATATCTAAATTCACCTGAAAACGAAATTTACCACAAGAGTAACACCTTATATGGTTTATTTCAGTCCAAGCAAGCCATCTTAAAAAATGACCAATGTTTCTTAGTTGAAGGTTATACGGATGTATTATCCATGCATCAAGCGGGGATTGAAAATGTAGTAGCCAGTTCGGGTACAGCGTTAACAAAAGAGCAAATTCGAATCATCAAACGTTTGACTCAAAACATTGTCATCATGTATGATGGTGATCCAGCGGGAATAAAAGCATCTTTCCGAGGGATTGATTTGATCCTTGAACAAGAGTTAAATGTAAAAGTATTATTATTTCCGGAAGGAGAAGATCCAGATTCGTTTGCGCGTAAACATTCTGCTTCTGAAATATCCGCTTATATTAAAGAAAAAGCTACGGATTTTATAAAATTCAAAGCCAATATCTTCTTAGATGAAGCGAAAAATGATCCAGCAAAAAAATCGGAGTTGATTCGAGAAATCATTAATTCAATTGCCATGATTCCAAATATTATTCAACGTGAATTGTATATTATGGAAACTGCAAAAATTATGGATATACGAGAAGAAGTCTTATTTAAGGCTTTAGCTCAACGTTTAAATAACACTCCATCTGATCAATACACCACAATTTCACCTGATGCCAACAATCCTTCTAAATTAAAGATTGTAGCGACTAAGAATCAAAATGAAGTAGTGAATCAACATTTAATTGTTGAGCGAGATATCATTAAAATGATTATGCAATTTGGAAATTTGAAAGTTCAATTAAAAGACGATCAAAACAATTTGTATGAAACTACTGTAAATGAAGAAATTGTTAATCAATTCCTTCATAATGAATTAACCCTTTCACATGCTCCTTATCAACGCATAATCGATTTAGTCATAGAAGGATTAGAACAAGGAGAATTACGTACGGGAGAGTACTTTTCTCGTTCAGAAGATTATGAACTTTCTCAATTGGCTACTTCACTGATGTTGGATAAATATTCGATTAGCGAAAATTGGAAAGAAAAACAAGGGATTCATGTGACCAATATTGAAGAATCTGTAGAAAAAAATCTATTTAATTTATTGTTAAGATATAAAACAATTTTTGTAGAAAACGAAATCAAAATATTAATGGATCAATCCAAATCAACAGAATTATTAGACGAAGATCGTACCACAATTTTTTCAAAAATTATGGAATTAACAAAGATTAAAAACTTCTTAAATGCTCATCTTGACCGAATCATCTGA
- a CDS encoding META domain-containing protein produces MRKTILRMMFVGILATAFTSSCSTTLPGITQPTDNNSILGKWELDYIQTNDGKSLAESYPMGAPYLNFVSNKILNASDGCNTLNGGVTVSNNKISFGNMAATMKACDGVNDRAFSSKLQGILKYSISDDTLTLIQDDIAIMRFKRPMNLQGTWVLEEFIGKDRSAKTLDQRFPNKKPTVTFQNGQISGNNGCNNITGGYVAIGKTLKMGNIATTRMACDGVDEVSFNERFNAVDSYKIENGKLVLYANGVKTMVFGNLKQPR; encoded by the coding sequence ATGAGAAAAACTATTTTAAGAATGATGTTTGTTGGAATATTAGCAACTGCATTTACATCTTCTTGTTCAACTACTCTACCAGGAATTACACAACCAACGGATAATAATTCCATATTAGGAAAATGGGAATTGGATTATATTCAAACAAATGACGGAAAGTCATTAGCTGAAAGTTACCCAATGGGCGCTCCATATTTAAATTTTGTTTCCAATAAAATTTTGAATGCATCAGATGGGTGTAATACATTAAATGGAGGAGTAACAGTATCAAATAATAAAATTTCATTTGGTAATATGGCTGCTACAATGAAAGCATGTGATGGTGTAAACGATCGAGCATTCAGTTCAAAATTACAAGGAATATTGAAATATTCAATTTCGGATGATACATTAACATTAATCCAAGATGATATTGCGATTATGCGTTTCAAAAGACCGATGAATTTACAAGGAACTTGGGTTTTAGAAGAATTTATTGGAAAAGATCGTTCGGCTAAAACTTTAGATCAACGTTTCCCAAATAAAAAACCAACAGTAACTTTCCAAAATGGTCAAATTTCTGGGAATAATGGGTGTAATAATATAACAGGTGGTTATGTTGCAATTGGTAAAACTCTTAAAATGGGGAATATAGCGACTACTCGTATGGCATGTGATGGAGTGGATGAAGTATCATTCAACGAACGCTTTAATGCAGTGGATAGCTACAAAATCGAGAATGGTAAATTGGTTTTATATGCGAATGGTGTAAAAACTATGGTCTTTGGAAATTTAAAACAACCAAGATAA
- a CDS encoding undecaprenyl-diphosphate phosphatase — protein MEILKAILVGIVQGLTEFLPVSSSGHIVIAQNLLGLDFGEDENLLFAIVLHFATALSTIVIFRNDIIQIFKGLFQFRWNEEFQFSLKIVLSMIPAALVGVLLKDQLEALFSNLRVVGIMLLITACLLYFADKAKNTAKDISFKDALIIGIAQGFAALLPGLSRSGSTISTSIILGDDKSKAARFSFLMVLPLIFGAIAKMVLDMQDAGGVSSIDIAPINLVAGFIAAFVAGLMACKWMINIVKKAKLAYFSVYCLIVGAIVIISTFF, from the coding sequence ATGGAAATATTAAAAGCGATTTTAGTTGGTATCGTCCAAGGATTAACTGAATTTTTACCGGTATCTTCTAGTGGCCATATAGTTATAGCACAAAATTTATTAGGTTTAGATTTTGGTGAAGATGAAAATTTATTATTTGCCATTGTATTGCATTTTGCAACTGCGCTAAGTACCATTGTCATCTTTAGAAATGATATTATTCAAATTTTTAAAGGATTATTTCAATTTCGATGGAATGAGGAATTTCAATTTTCTTTAAAAATTGTTTTATCCATGATTCCTGCAGCTTTGGTTGGTGTTTTACTAAAAGATCAATTGGAAGCTTTATTCTCTAATTTACGTGTGGTTGGGATTATGTTATTAATCACAGCCTGTTTATTATATTTTGCAGATAAAGCCAAAAACACAGCAAAAGATATATCTTTTAAAGATGCATTAATAATAGGAATTGCTCAAGGATTTGCAGCTTTGTTACCTGGATTATCCCGATCAGGATCAACGATTTCAACCTCGATTATTTTAGGTGATGACAAATCAAAAGCAGCTCGTTTCTCTTTTTTAATGGTTTTGCCTTTAATTTTTGGAGCAATTGCTAAAATGGTTTTAGACATGCAAGATGCAGGAGGTGTTTCATCAATTGATATTGCACCCATCAATTTAGTCGCTGGTTTTATTGCCGCTTTTGTTGCAGGTTTAATGGCTTGTAAATGGATGATTAATATTGTGAAAAAAGCAAAATTAGCTTATTTTTCAGTGTATTGTTTAATCGTTGGTGCAATAGTAATCATCAGCACGTTTTTTTAA
- a CDS encoding KTSC domain-containing protein, with the protein MKRVIEYRKLLEVDKDVTLKALKTIYRNAMKEAHPDKFVDDEPGRLAAEERSKKVIEAYHFLVSINNETHEKLQAEYDETFNNYIIKDFYLEKQTLTVIHLDGTTFEYLGVPKNVFGKMCNADSASRFAKRHLYGKYLFRKAAKATAE; encoded by the coding sequence ATGAAAAGAGTTATTGAATACAGAAAGTTACTAGAAGTTGATAAAGATGTCACATTAAAAGCATTAAAAACAATTTACCGTAACGCGATGAAAGAAGCGCATCCAGATAAATTCGTAGATGATGAACCAGGACGCCTTGCTGCTGAAGAACGAAGCAAGAAAGTCATTGAAGCCTATCACTTCTTAGTTAGTATCAATAACGAAACTCACGAAAAGTTGCAAGCAGAATATGATGAGACATTTAATAATTACATTATTAAAGATTTCTATCTGGAAAAACAAACGTTAACAGTTATTCACTTGGATGGTACTACATTCGAATATTTAGGTGTTCCTAAAAATGTATTTGGTAAAATGTGTAACGCTGATTCTGCGAGTCGTTTTGCTAAACGTCACCTTTATGGAAAATATTTATTTCGCAAAGCTGCTAAAGCAACTGCAGAATAA
- the sucD gene encoding succinate--CoA ligase subunit alpha — protein MSVLVNKDSRIIVQGFTGKEGTFHAEQMIEYGTNVVGGVTPGKGGQTHLGLPIFNTVKDAVEQAGADVSIIFVPPAFAGDAVMEAAEAGIKVIICITEGIPVEDMVKVQAYVDQRDVTLIGPNCPGVITSEEAKVGIMPGFIFKKGKVGIVSKSGTLTYEAADQVVKAGYGISTAIGIGGDPIIGTTTKEAVELFMNDPETECIVMIGEIGGQLEAEAARWIKENGTKPVVGFIAGQTAPKGRTMGHAGAIVGGADDTAQAKMAIMEECGIHVVASPADIGATVAKVLG, from the coding sequence ATGTCTGTATTAGTAAACAAAGATTCGAGAATAATCGTACAAGGATTCACTGGGAAGGAAGGAACTTTCCACGCTGAGCAAATGATTGAGTACGGAACAAACGTAGTAGGAGGGGTAACACCAGGAAAAGGAGGTCAAACTCACTTAGGATTACCAATCTTCAATACAGTGAAAGATGCAGTAGAACAAGCAGGTGCTGATGTATCAATTATCTTCGTTCCACCAGCATTCGCAGGAGATGCTGTTATGGAAGCTGCTGAAGCAGGAATCAAAGTAATTATTTGTATTACGGAAGGTATTCCAGTAGAAGATATGGTTAAAGTACAAGCGTATGTAGACCAAAGAGATGTTACTTTAATTGGTCCAAACTGTCCAGGAGTAATTACATCTGAAGAAGCTAAAGTTGGTATTATGCCAGGATTTATCTTCAAAAAAGGGAAAGTAGGTATCGTTTCTAAATCAGGAACTTTAACGTACGAAGCTGCTGACCAAGTGGTAAAAGCTGGTTACGGAATTTCTACAGCAATTGGAATTGGTGGTGATCCAATCATTGGAACAACAACAAAAGAAGCTGTTGAATTATTTATGAATGATCCAGAAACAGAATGTATCGTTATGATCGGTGAGATTGGTGGACAGTTAGAAGCTGAAGCTGCTCGTTGGATTAAAGAAAATGGTACGAAACCAGTCGTAGGATTTATTGCAGGACAGACAGCTCCTAAAGGTCGTACAATGGGGCATGCAGGTGCTATCGTAGGTGGTGCGGATGATACTGCTCAAGCAAAGATGGCAATTATGGAAGAATGTGGAATCCACGTTGTGGCTTCTCCAGCTGACATTGGTGCTACAGTTGCTAAAGTTTTAGGATAA
- the truB gene encoding tRNA pseudouridine(55) synthase TruB, with product MNVEKIQEGHVFLIDKPLDWTSFDVVNKIRWNIRKAYNLKKIKVGHAGTLDPKATGLLLVCTGKMTKSIDQLQTQEKTYTGTIKLGVTTPTYDLESEEDQTFPISHLTEELIHETTKQFIGEIQQFPPMHSAIKVDGKRLYELAREGQEIERKSRTITIYDFKITKIDLPFVDFECQCSKGTYIRSLAFDFGKALNSGGYLTSLRRTKIGEYDVINADNSSFEKSYFEEQ from the coding sequence ATGAATGTAGAAAAGATACAAGAAGGACATGTTTTCTTAATCGATAAACCATTGGACTGGACTTCTTTTGATGTAGTGAATAAAATTCGTTGGAATATTCGCAAAGCCTACAATTTAAAAAAAATAAAAGTTGGTCACGCTGGAACATTAGATCCTAAAGCCACTGGTTTGTTATTGGTTTGTACGGGTAAGATGACTAAGTCGATTGACCAATTACAAACACAAGAAAAAACCTATACAGGAACAATCAAGCTTGGGGTTACAACACCTACATATGATTTAGAGTCGGAAGAGGATCAAACTTTTCCTATTTCACATCTTACTGAAGAATTAATTCACGAAACTACCAAACAATTCATTGGCGAAATTCAGCAATTCCCACCAATGCATTCAGCAATTAAAGTAGATGGAAAACGTTTGTATGAATTAGCCCGTGAAGGACAAGAAATTGAACGAAAATCGCGAACAATTACCATTTATGATTTTAAAATCACTAAAATTGATTTGCCGTTCGTTGATTTTGAGTGCCAATGTTCGAAAGGAACATATATTCGTAGTTTAGCTTTTGATTTTGGAAAAGCCTTAAATTCTGGAGGGTATCTAACATCTTTAAGACGTACAAAAATTGGAGAATACGATGTGATTAACGCAGATAATTCTTCTTTTGAAAAATCCTATTTTGAAGAACAATAA
- a CDS encoding DUF4240 domain-containing protein yields the protein MSFLDNLFNSSASLPTEKISEMLDIDLYWQIIENSLSTADTLEQQEENLINELSLLTAEDIIGFRLRTEFFMYQSYQSELWCAATIMNDGCSDDGFQYFRLWLISQGKQIFTDAMMDPDNLAKYFEDGFNEDDLYEFEMFGSIANEAFLKVFEKDIHDYIDYENFEYFEENYPEIEFNWEEDNITTYQAICPRLYTIFIENLTHYDDDDDDDEDRSDEFDIE from the coding sequence ATGAGTTTTTTAGACAATTTATTTAATTCATCTGCATCATTACCCACAGAAAAAATTTCTGAGATGTTAGACATTGATTTGTATTGGCAAATCATCGAAAACTCATTATCAACTGCAGATACTTTAGAGCAACAAGAAGAAAACTTAATCAATGAATTAAGTTTATTAACTGCTGAAGATATTATTGGTTTTAGATTGCGTACTGAATTTTTTATGTATCAATCTTACCAAAGTGAACTATGGTGTGCAGCAACAATCATGAATGACGGTTGTTCAGATGATGGTTTTCAATATTTCAGATTATGGTTAATTTCTCAAGGCAAACAAATTTTTACGGATGCCATGATGGATCCAGATAATTTAGCCAAATATTTTGAAGACGGATTTAATGAAGATGATCTGTATGAATTTGAAATGTTTGGAAGTATTGCAAACGAGGCTTTTCTTAAAGTTTTTGAAAAAGACATTCATGACTATATTGATTATGAAAATTTTGAATATTTCGAAGAAAACTATCCTGAAATTGAATTTAATTGGGAAGAAGATAACATCACAACGTATCAAGCTATCTGTCCACGATTATACACCATCTTTATCGAAAACCTAACTCATTATGACGATGACGATGACGATGACGAAGATCGTAGCGATGAATTCGATATCGAATAA
- a CDS encoding glutathionylspermidine synthase family protein translates to MELKRLQKDANWQERLENIGFGYHTDEQNKTYWVEDYYFSLTEKEADSIFEASNQLWEMCINAVEHVIQNNRLDEFKIPKFIQPYLIDSWENDTPSIYGRFDFAFDQHKQLKLLEFNADTPTSLFECGVVQWLWMENYFGDTKDQFNAVHDKLIDTWKMLKPYLKGDILHFTCVRESLEDLTNVEYLRDCAIQAGITTKLIYIDDIGWNNVNFVDLEEEPITDIFKLYPWEWMVNEMFAYNIKNDEIKANWIEPAWKMILSNKAILAVLWELYPNHPLLLESYFEQPHQLKDYVKKPLLSREGANIEVYKNDQLVEHSTGEYGEEGFIYQALAELHQEETGYSIIGSWIIGQESCGITIRESDQIITTDKSRFVPHIIE, encoded by the coding sequence ATGGAATTAAAACGTTTACAGAAGGACGCTAATTGGCAAGAACGATTAGAAAACATAGGATTTGGATATCATACTGATGAACAAAATAAAACCTATTGGGTTGAAGATTATTATTTCTCACTCACTGAAAAGGAAGCTGATTCTATTTTTGAAGCATCAAACCAATTGTGGGAAATGTGTATCAATGCCGTAGAACATGTGATTCAAAACAATCGATTGGATGAGTTTAAAATCCCAAAATTTATTCAACCTTATTTAATTGATTCTTGGGAAAATGACACTCCAAGCATCTACGGAAGATTTGATTTTGCATTTGATCAACACAAACAATTGAAGCTTTTAGAATTTAATGCCGATACGCCAACCTCATTATTTGAGTGTGGAGTAGTGCAATGGCTTTGGATGGAAAATTATTTTGGGGATACAAAAGATCAATTTAATGCGGTACATGATAAATTAATCGACACTTGGAAAATGCTAAAACCTTATTTAAAAGGTGATATACTGCATTTTACATGTGTAAGAGAATCCTTAGAAGACCTTACGAATGTTGAATATTTAAGAGATTGTGCCATACAAGCAGGAATCACAACCAAATTAATTTATATCGATGATATTGGTTGGAATAACGTAAATTTTGTAGATTTAGAAGAAGAACCAATTACAGATATTTTTAAATTATATCCTTGGGAATGGATGGTCAATGAAATGTTTGCCTATAATATAAAAAATGATGAAATAAAAGCCAATTGGATTGAACCAGCTTGGAAAATGATTTTATCCAACAAAGCCATTTTAGCTGTATTATGGGAACTCTATCCAAATCATCCGTTATTGTTAGAAAGTTATTTTGAACAACCTCATCAACTGAAGGATTATGTAAAGAAACCTTTGTTATCTCGTGAAGGAGCAAATATCGAAGTTTACAAAAACGACCAATTGGTAGAACATAGCACAGGTGAATACGGTGAAGAAGGATTTATTTATCAAGCTTTAGCCGAACTTCATCAAGAGGAAACAGGATATTCGATTATTGGAAGTTGGATTATTGGTCAGGAATCTTGTGGTATTACTATAAGAGAAAGTGATCAAATCATTACAACAGATAAAAGTCGATTTGTACCACATATTATTGAATAA